A region from the Candidatus Electrothrix scaldis genome encodes:
- a CDS encoding hydantoinase/oxoprolinase family protein: protein MRCYRIGIDTGGTCTDGVLIDDKTLEVVHAVKEPTTHHNLGIGVGRVLQRLLATDVVPEDIIGLSVSTTLATNAVVEDRGARVGLLVFGYVRHFKLPITANIFLKGGHKITGEEDEPLDIEGLVDSVHGLKDEVDSYAVCGGMSIKNPTHELVAEEAITMIDPKPVFCSHQVSDNPGMQARAATACLHAKLMPLMVSFLSSVKTSMLNAGLNCPVTIICGNGKGVGLDTAVRRAAITMASGPAATARFGCTAGEPTALIVDVGGTTTDVCMIRDGYPVLSNEGCRIGQWRTHVEAIDMYTAAGGGDAHVICSSDYDCSLEQGNSCNRRAKIRLEATRVQPLCMTENMPDPEQWLGCGMRNAVVLPVEGLNEEIVSEDEILFCLREHGPANLEVLTQQTGLSGILLEKRLERLAYLQQVRMAGFTPTDALHVLGKLHIGSKKQAEHGARALAASLDMDVESLCRQVVTEAEKTIEGIILDYLGRKAWNGTEAAPFFSSMDNELFSLRVAVKIPIIGIGAAARYFLPAVAKRLHTTVRFPDHYEVGNATGAALIDREKDQDNFAF, encoded by the coding sequence GTGCGTTGCTATCGTATCGGTATAGATACCGGAGGGACCTGCACAGACGGGGTCCTCATTGATGACAAAACCTTGGAGGTCGTGCATGCTGTTAAAGAGCCAACAACCCACCATAATCTAGGCATAGGTGTTGGCCGAGTCCTACAGCGACTCCTAGCAACAGATGTTGTTCCTGAAGATATCATAGGGCTTTCCGTCTCCACAACCCTGGCAACCAATGCCGTGGTCGAAGATCGGGGGGCCCGGGTGGGATTACTGGTCTTCGGCTATGTTCGTCATTTTAAACTACCCATTACAGCCAACATCTTCCTCAAAGGCGGTCACAAGATCACCGGCGAAGAAGATGAGCCACTGGATATTGAAGGGCTGGTTGATTCGGTCCACGGCCTCAAGGACGAAGTGGATAGCTACGCAGTCTGTGGCGGCATGTCCATCAAGAACCCCACCCATGAGCTGGTGGCTGAAGAAGCCATCACCATGATTGACCCCAAGCCAGTTTTTTGTTCTCACCAGGTCAGTGATAATCCGGGCATGCAGGCACGGGCAGCCACAGCCTGTTTGCATGCTAAACTTATGCCCCTTATGGTCAGTTTTCTCTCTTCAGTGAAAACGTCCATGCTCAATGCGGGATTAAACTGCCCGGTCACCATTATCTGCGGAAACGGCAAAGGTGTTGGCTTAGACACAGCGGTTCGTCGGGCGGCAATCACTATGGCCAGTGGTCCTGCAGCCACAGCCCGTTTTGGTTGCACAGCTGGCGAGCCCACCGCCCTGATCGTTGATGTAGGAGGCACAACCACTGATGTCTGCATGATCCGGGACGGATATCCGGTCCTGAGCAATGAAGGCTGCCGAATTGGCCAATGGCGAACTCATGTGGAGGCCATTGACATGTACACGGCAGCTGGTGGCGGAGACGCTCATGTCATCTGCTCTTCAGATTATGACTGTTCTCTCGAACAAGGGAACAGCTGCAACCGCAGAGCGAAAATTCGCCTGGAAGCCACCCGGGTTCAGCCCCTCTGCATGACCGAAAATATGCCTGATCCCGAGCAATGGCTGGGCTGTGGCATGCGCAACGCCGTGGTTCTACCAGTGGAAGGCCTGAACGAAGAAATCGTCAGCGAAGATGAAATACTTTTCTGCCTCCGGGAACATGGTCCCGCCAACCTAGAAGTTCTCACGCAACAAACCGGCCTATCAGGAATTCTTCTAGAAAAACGGCTGGAACGCCTGGCCTATCTCCAGCAGGTGCGAATGGCGGGCTTCACCCCCACGGATGCCCTGCACGTTCTCGGCAAACTGCACATCGGTAGCAAAAAACAGGCCGAACACGGGGCACGAGCCTTAGCAGCCTCCCTGGACATGGATGTCGAGTCGCTCTGTCGGCAGGTGGTGACAGAAGCGGAAAAAACCATCGAAGGGATTATTCTCGACTATCTCGGTCGCAAGGCCTGGAATGGCACCGAGGCTGCCCCCTTTTTTAGCAGTATGGATAACGAACTGTTCTCCCTTCGCGTTGCGGTCAAAATTCCGATCATCGGAATCGGGGCAGCTGCACGCT